From the Halorhabdus utahensis DSM 12940 genome, one window contains:
- a CDS encoding fibronectin type III domain-containing protein, whose product MTDNDTYDGGESTTNDSRIIDDVSRRDVLKAAGASALTAGFASSIVGSVSAAGIPTPWLERDGNLLRDPDGNQVILRGVNMADPARLARSWRSKDSMGVFDKATNTDESNDGGWHNNILRVPTQPQDIGDAGSGSIGSMPHGDDWGPLLPGQIDESDLETYFSDYIDPIVDAAEEEGLYVMIDYHRHFPIFHQPQHEEDLGDYQCGNESFENDIGFCGERGVLWHSEEQASQLDGYTEEYAAELNQELQMYWNFVAPRYNDRSHVVYDIYNEPTGPYAGDWGSPTELPATGEEGEENPSYDADANQEYWDMWVDRAQPWVDTVREHAPDNLITIGSPRWSQLTYWAPTNEFDGENICYTGHVYTHEGMRPLSDSFGTAAEEVPMFFSEFGWAEGGGRDGFSFLEGTTSEYADGFETFLDEYPVHPICWNFDHTWEPSFFVHDESQDGDWVIHDYEARPAQWWQEYLYENRNDDLPGSGGDDDDTTAPSIPSNLTVTDETSSSITVSWSASTDSGTAGLAQYNVLVDGSLEQTVSAGTTSATISGLAADTSYQIAVSAEDGAGNTSGTTTITADTDAGSDDGDTQAPSAPSNVSVESTTETSVEVSWSASTDSGGSGLDSYVVSVDGSQDRTVPAGTTSATVDGLSAGTSYQIGVSAVDGAGNESAATTVGATTSESDDDDGTSGEPIATIDPGTTSASTGDLVQFWISDETGNQTWITGLEWELGNGTTGRGWYTDERYQSTGTYTVTLTATNNEGETSTDEVEVTIS is encoded by the coding sequence ATGACAGATAACGACACGTACGACGGCGGCGAATCGACGACGAACGACAGTCGAATCATCGACGATGTCTCGCGGCGAGACGTTCTCAAGGCGGCGGGGGCGAGCGCACTCACGGCCGGGTTCGCAAGCAGCATCGTCGGCTCGGTTTCGGCGGCCGGCATCCCGACGCCGTGGCTCGAACGCGACGGCAACCTGCTTCGGGATCCCGACGGCAATCAGGTCATCCTTCGCGGGGTCAACATGGCCGATCCGGCCCGGCTGGCGCGGTCCTGGCGGAGCAAGGATTCGATGGGCGTTTTCGACAAAGCCACGAACACTGACGAGTCAAACGACGGTGGCTGGCACAACAACATCCTCCGGGTTCCGACCCAGCCACAGGACATCGGGGACGCCGGGTCCGGGAGCATCGGCAGTATGCCCCACGGAGACGACTGGGGCCCGCTGCTGCCCGGCCAGATCGACGAGTCGGATCTGGAGACCTACTTCTCGGATTACATCGACCCGATCGTCGACGCCGCCGAGGAGGAAGGCCTCTACGTGATGATCGACTATCACCGCCACTTCCCGATCTTCCACCAGCCTCAGCACGAGGAGGATCTCGGTGACTATCAGTGCGGGAACGAGTCCTTCGAAAACGACATCGGCTTCTGTGGCGAACGTGGTGTGCTCTGGCACTCAGAGGAGCAGGCCTCCCAGCTCGATGGCTACACCGAGGAGTACGCCGCCGAGCTCAACCAGGAGCTCCAGATGTACTGGAACTTCGTCGCGCCGCGGTACAACGACCGCTCGCACGTGGTCTATGACATCTACAACGAGCCGACTGGTCCCTACGCCGGTGACTGGGGCTCGCCGACCGAACTGCCCGCGACCGGCGAGGAGGGTGAAGAAAACCCCTCATACGACGCCGATGCGAACCAGGAGTACTGGGACATGTGGGTCGACCGTGCCCAGCCGTGGGTCGACACGGTCCGCGAACACGCGCCCGACAACCTCATCACGATCGGCTCGCCGCGGTGGAGTCAGCTCACCTACTGGGCACCGACCAACGAGTTCGACGGCGAGAACATCTGTTACACCGGCCACGTCTACACCCACGAGGGGATGCGACCCCTGTCGGACTCCTTCGGCACGGCCGCCGAGGAGGTACCGATGTTCTTCAGCGAGTTCGGCTGGGCCGAGGGCGGCGGTCGCGACGGCTTCAGCTTCCTCGAAGGGACGACCTCCGAGTACGCCGACGGCTTCGAGACCTTCCTCGATGAGTACCCGGTCCACCCGATCTGCTGGAACTTCGATCACACCTGGGAGCCCTCTTTCTTCGTCCACGACGAGAGTCAGGACGGCGACTGGGTCATCCACGACTACGAGGCCCGTCCCGCACAGTGGTGGCAGGAGTATCTCTATGAGAACCGGAATGACGACCTGCCGGGCAGTGGCGGCGACGATGACGACACGACGGCACCATCGATCCCGTCGAACCTCACCGTGACCGACGAGACGAGTTCCTCGATCACGGTCTCCTGGAGCGCTTCCACGGATTCGGGCACGGCTGGACTCGCGCAGTACAACGTCCTCGTCGACGGCTCGCTGGAGCAGACGGTCTCGGCCGGCACGACGAGTGCGACTATCTCCGGACTGGCCGCCGACACGTCCTACCAGATCGCGGTCTCGGCCGAGGACGGTGCCGGTAACACGTCCGGCACGACGACGATCACGGCCGACACCGACGCCGGCAGCGACGACGGTGACACGCAAGCGCCGTCGGCCCCGTCGAACGTCTCGGTCGAGTCGACGACGGAAACCTCGGTCGAGGTCTCCTGGAGCGCATCGACGGATTCGGGCGGTTCCGGTCTCGACAGCTACGTCGTCTCCGTCGACGGCTCCCAGGACCGGACGGTCCCGGCCGGCACGACGAGTGCGACGGTCGACGGCCTCTCCGCTGGAACGTCCTACCAGATCGGGGTCAGCGCGGTCGACGGTGCGGGCAACGAGTCCGCCGCGACGACCGTCGGGGCCACGACGAGCGAATCCGACGATGACGACGGGACGTCCGGGGAGCCGATTGCGACGATCGATCCGGGGACGACCTCGGCCTCGACCGGCGACCTGGTCCAGTTCTGGATCTCCGACGAGACCGGTAACCAGACCTGGATCACCGGGCTGGAGTGGGAACTCGGCAACGGCACCACCGGGCGCGGCTGGTACACCGACGAGCGCTACCAGTCGACAGGTACCTACACGGTCACGCTGACCGCGACCAACAACGAGGGCGAGACGTCCACCGACGAAGTCGAGGTGACCATCTCCTGA
- a CDS encoding GH12 family glycosyl hydrolase domain-containing protein — MTRDDTDEPTGESTTSATTTDSGGRSRDRPSVSAQTRRRFLLTGAGVGLGALALNASGPASAATVEEVCNSDDYGSIDVADGFTLVDNQWGNSNADQCVWLNDDGSYGYDFDAAGGSGINYPEVICGTKPWGTDTGVAEFPIRRRDVDELVIDVEAEYSESGGEWDWAEEWWLMDQPPSQETGTHQYEIMLLLDWNDQHDHGAVEAENVWTDRFGNTVDHWTTYNSGGTNATFYIFRIQGGHDGGRIDLTEIVDYLTAEHGVDESLWLSGVELGNEYWEGSSGETTYNTFDVTINGSTYESGSGTDTPTPTETPTPTETPTPTETPTDTETETPTDTETETPTDTETETPTDTETETETPSGDALVVNDYDGDPAWSSNRNDLGQWCGAGSFENGSGDVQDGALVLEYDNAGWFQEQINQDLSGYSDLVFVLSGADGGEEDDFLLDVGGARGLLSAFSDDAIGTSASTVTVDMESAGIDPSAGGLSVRLNFWQGGSGTLEIDEIRFE; from the coding sequence ATGACACGTGATGATACGGACGAACCGACGGGAGAATCGACTACCAGTGCCACGACCACCGATTCCGGGGGGCGATCACGCGATCGTCCGTCCGTCTCGGCCCAAACCCGTCGGCGGTTCCTCCTGACGGGGGCCGGCGTAGGGTTGGGTGCGCTCGCACTCAACGCGAGCGGGCCGGCCTCGGCGGCGACGGTCGAGGAGGTCTGTAACTCCGACGACTACGGGTCGATCGACGTCGCCGACGGGTTCACCCTGGTGGACAACCAGTGGGGGAACTCAAACGCCGATCAGTGTGTCTGGCTCAACGACGACGGCAGTTACGGCTATGACTTCGACGCCGCGGGTGGCAGTGGGATCAACTATCCCGAGGTGATCTGTGGGACGAAACCCTGGGGGACTGACACCGGGGTGGCGGAGTTCCCGATTCGGCGTCGGGACGTTGACGAACTCGTTATCGACGTCGAGGCCGAGTACTCCGAGTCCGGCGGCGAGTGGGACTGGGCCGAGGAGTGGTGGCTGATGGACCAGCCACCGAGCCAGGAGACCGGGACCCACCAGTACGAGATCATGCTTCTCCTGGACTGGAACGACCAGCACGACCACGGCGCGGTCGAGGCCGAGAACGTCTGGACCGACCGATTCGGCAACACCGTCGATCATTGGACGACCTACAACTCCGGCGGAACGAATGCGACGTTCTACATCTTCCGAATCCAGGGCGGTCACGACGGCGGCCGGATCGACCTGACCGAGATCGTCGACTATCTGACCGCGGAACACGGCGTCGACGAGAGTCTCTGGCTCTCGGGTGTCGAACTCGGCAACGAGTACTGGGAGGGCAGTTCCGGCGAGACTACCTACAACACCTTCGACGTCACGATCAACGGGTCGACCTACGAAAGCGGGAGCGGGACCGACACGCCGACCCCGACTGAGACGCCGACTCCGACTGAGACGCCGACCCCGACCGAGACGCCGACGGACACTGAAACCGAGACGCCGACGGACACTGAAACCGAGACGCCGACAGACACTGAAACCGAGACGCCGACAGACACTGAAACCGAGACGGAGACGCCGTCGGGTGACGCGCTCGTCGTCAACGATTACGACGGCGATCCGGCGTGGTCGAGCAATCGCAACGATCTCGGGCAGTGGTGCGGGGCCGGCTCCTTCGAGAACGGGAGCGGCGACGTGCAGGACGGCGCACTCGTTCTGGAGTACGACAACGCCGGCTGGTTCCAGGAGCAAATCAATCAAGACCTTTCGGGGTATTCGGACCTCGTCTTCGTCCTCAGCGGCGCCGATGGCGGCGAAGAAGACGACTTCCTGCTTGACGTCGGTGGCGCTCGCGGGCTTCTCTCGGCGTTCAGCGACGATGCCATCGGGACGTCGGCTTCGACGGTCACCGTCGACATGGAGTCGGCCGGCATCGATCCGTCAGCCGGGGGACTGTCGGTCCGATTGAACTTCTGGCAGGGCGGCAGTGGCACGCTCGAAATCGACGAGATCCGATTCGAATAG
- a CDS encoding sialate O-acetylesterase, with product MTRRTNDTGEVDEKPSSGAEQQGSNDSTGSRDPSRRDFLKAGAAVGAGTFAVGLGQQATATTATDPSNLDLYLLFGQSNMEGQGPIEAQDRETHPRIHVLADKTCPNLDREYGEWYLAEPPLNRCYGKLGPGDYFAKSMIEEMPDDRSIGLVPAAVSGADIALFEKGAPIGRNDRDIPSQFDGGYEWMVDLAETAQQVGTFRGILFHQGETNTNDQQWTDQVQGIVEDLRADLGIGNVPFLAGEMLYDSAGGCCGSHNTEVNELPDVIENAHVVSAEGLAGQDYAHFTSEAYRELGRRYAAEMLEHVDVSGGTDDGSGGNSGDDSGGNDGDGSGSDSDDDSDSDTGDSGDDSGSDTGDSSGDDAGSDSGGSSEYPTWDSTAVYRTGDRVVHDGRVWEAQWYTQDQEPREEDYYVWQPVEDESAGNSGGDTSGESGGDTGNLNAEMDPSTTAASVGERVTFRVTDTSGSSNWLTSLAFDFGDGMTATGWWAAHSFDSPGTYTVTLTATDNGGASTTHEVTITVS from the coding sequence ATGACACGACGCACGAACGATACCGGCGAAGTAGATGAGAAACCAAGTAGCGGTGCTGAGCAGCAAGGTTCGAACGACTCGACCGGCTCCAGGGACCCGTCTCGACGTGACTTCCTGAAGGCCGGTGCCGCGGTCGGTGCAGGGACGTTCGCGGTCGGACTCGGGCAGCAGGCCACGGCGACCACGGCGACGGACCCGTCGAATCTTGATCTGTACCTGCTGTTCGGCCAGTCGAACATGGAGGGACAGGGACCGATCGAAGCCCAGGACAGGGAGACCCATCCGCGGATCCACGTCCTCGCTGACAAGACCTGTCCGAACCTCGATCGCGAGTATGGCGAGTGGTATCTGGCCGAACCGCCGCTCAACCGATGCTATGGGAAGCTCGGTCCCGGCGATTACTTCGCGAAGTCCATGATCGAGGAGATGCCGGACGACCGGTCGATCGGTCTCGTTCCCGCAGCCGTCAGCGGGGCCGACATTGCTCTCTTCGAAAAGGGGGCACCGATCGGTCGGAACGACCGCGACATCCCCTCCCAGTTCGACGGCGGCTACGAATGGATGGTCGATCTTGCCGAAACGGCCCAGCAAGTCGGGACGTTCAGGGGCATTCTGTTCCACCAGGGCGAGACGAACACGAACGATCAGCAGTGGACCGATCAGGTCCAGGGTATCGTCGAGGATCTCCGCGCCGACCTCGGTATCGGCAACGTCCCGTTCCTGGCGGGTGAGATGCTCTATGACTCGGCTGGGGGGTGTTGTGGCTCGCACAACACTGAAGTCAACGAACTCCCGGACGTCATCGAGAACGCTCACGTCGTCTCGGCTGAAGGACTTGCCGGCCAGGATTACGCGCACTTCACGTCCGAAGCGTATCGAGAACTCGGCCGTCGCTACGCTGCGGAGATGCTGGAACACGTCGACGTCAGCGGCGGGACCGACGACGGATCCGGCGGCAACTCCGGTGATGATTCGGGTGGCAACGATGGCGATGGGTCGGGCAGTGACTCCGATGATGACTCGGACAGTGACACTGGCGACTCCGGCGATGATTCGGGCAGTGATACCGGCGATAGTTCGGGCGATGACGCCGGTAGCGACTCAGGGGGTTCCAGCGAGTATCCCACGTGGGATTCAACTGCCGTTTATCGCACCGGCGATCGGGTCGTCCACGACGGACGCGTCTGGGAGGCCCAGTGGTACACCCAGGATCAGGAACCCCGCGAGGAGGACTACTACGTCTGGCAACCTGTCGAGGACGAAAGCGCCGGTAATTCCGGCGGTGACACCAGCGGGGAATCGGGTGGTGACACCGGTAACTTGAACGCCGAGATGGATCCGAGCACGACAGCGGCCAGTGTCGGTGAGCGGGTCACGTTCCGCGTCACCGACACGAGCGGTTCGAGCAATTGGCTCACTTCTCTGGCGTTCGATTTCGGAGACGGGATGACAGCCACCGGGTGGTGGGCTGCCCATTCCTTCGATTCGCCGGGCACCTACACCGTCACGCTCACCGCGACCGACAACGGGGGTGCATCGACCACTCACGAGGTGACGATCACGGTCTCGTAA
- a CDS encoding endo-1,4-beta-xylanase, whose translation MTPDTNDDIDTSTAGPVEADDSVGSMDRRDYLQTVAAAAAAAGLGAATTGGAAAETADTSLSIDERIEEHRTGTLEVVVENPDGSTVSDAEVSIAQQEHAFSFGTAVNADRLVNESDPGDNYREYVPELFNTAVLGNHHKWRFWENNREVADEATNWLLDQGLDMRGHVCLWGREDVAAIPDDILTAIEERDAETIRERSMAHIEEIITHYGEDITDWDVVNEAMHAYQLQLGVYGDRIDTEEPWNGEIVPWTSPLLAAWYEQAASVIAEHDLDVGIAVNDFNQFPYAYTDNRYESEIDHINANGAQLDTVGLQAHIAAREGEFNSNDDPDGRIDADQVVSEINTWADHGARVKITEFDTYNGDDWNSDEERADVTENYLRGAFSHPGVDAFIMWGFWDGDHWEDEAPLFYEDWSQKPAYDVWTGLVYDEWWTDDSGTTDSRGAYTTTAFLGDHEVTVSTDSAETTESVEVTDASGTTTVTVTVAGDGSAADDTQPPSVPTNLSVSTTTDSTVTVSWDGVTDNGTAGLDQYVVSVGGSQDQTIGAGMTTATVEGLDAAATYEIGVSAVDSAGNESDAATVQATTAEADDGEDDEGDGTDDETPAEALVVNDYDGDPAWASNRNDLGQWCGAGSFENGGGEVEDGALVLEYDNAGWFVEQLNQDVSEYSELVLVLAGDDVQADEFLLDVGGARGLLSAFTDDAIGTSASTVTVDMESAGIDPSTGGLSVRLNFWQGGSGTLEIEEIRFQ comes from the coding sequence ATGACACCAGACACGAACGACGACATCGACACATCGACAGCCGGCCCCGTCGAGGCTGACGATTCTGTCGGCTCGATGGACCGGCGAGACTATCTCCAGACCGTCGCGGCAGCGGCCGCGGCGGCCGGACTCGGCGCTGCCACAACGGGTGGCGCAGCCGCCGAGACGGCTGACACTTCCTTGAGTATCGACGAACGGATCGAAGAACACCGGACAGGCACTCTTGAGGTTGTCGTCGAGAACCCCGACGGCTCGACGGTCTCGGACGCCGAGGTCTCGATCGCCCAGCAGGAACACGCGTTCAGCTTCGGCACCGCCGTCAACGCCGACAGGCTCGTCAACGAGAGCGACCCCGGCGACAACTACCGCGAGTACGTCCCGGAGCTGTTCAACACGGCGGTGCTCGGCAACCACCACAAGTGGCGGTTCTGGGAGAACAACCGGGAGGTCGCCGACGAGGCGACGAACTGGCTGCTCGATCAGGGACTGGACATGCGCGGACACGTCTGTCTCTGGGGTCGGGAGGACGTCGCGGCGATCCCGGACGATATCTTGACGGCGATCGAGGAACGCGACGCCGAGACGATCCGCGAGCGTTCGATGGCCCACATCGAGGAGATCATCACCCACTACGGCGAGGACATCACCGACTGGGACGTCGTCAACGAGGCGATGCACGCCTACCAGCTCCAGCTCGGTGTCTACGGCGACCGGATCGACACCGAGGAGCCCTGGAACGGTGAGATCGTCCCGTGGACCTCCCCACTCCTGGCGGCGTGGTACGAGCAGGCCGCGTCGGTGATCGCGGAGCACGACCTCGACGTCGGCATCGCGGTCAACGACTTCAACCAGTTCCCCTACGCCTACACGGACAACCGCTACGAGTCGGAGATCGATCACATCAACGCCAACGGGGCACAGCTGGACACGGTCGGCCTCCAGGCACACATTGCCGCCCGAGAGGGCGAGTTCAATTCCAACGACGATCCGGACGGCCGGATCGACGCCGACCAGGTCGTCTCGGAGATCAACACGTGGGCCGACCACGGCGCACGCGTGAAGATCACGGAGTTCGACACGTACAACGGCGACGACTGGAACTCAGATGAGGAACGCGCCGACGTGACGGAGAACTACCTCCGGGGTGCGTTCAGCCATCCTGGCGTCGACGCGTTCATCATGTGGGGCTTCTGGGACGGCGACCACTGGGAAGACGAAGCGCCGCTGTTCTACGAGGACTGGTCGCAGAAACCCGCATACGATGTCTGGACCGGCCTGGTCTACGACGAGTGGTGGACCGACGACTCCGGCACGACTGACTCCAGAGGGGCCTACACCACGACGGCGTTCCTGGGTGACCACGAAGTCACCGTCAGTACCGATAGCGCAGAGACGACCGAGTCAGTCGAAGTCACGGATGCCTCGGGCACGACGACGGTCACGGTCACCGTCGCGGGTGACGGCAGCGCCGCGGACGACACCCAGCCGCCGTCGGTGCCGACGAATCTCTCGGTGTCGACGACGACCGACTCGACGGTCACCGTCTCCTGGGACGGCGTGACGGACAACGGGACCGCCGGGCTGGACCAGTACGTCGTCTCCGTGGGCGGCTCACAGGACCAGACGATCGGTGCCGGCATGACGACCGCGACGGTCGAGGGGCTCGACGCGGCGGCGACCTACGAGATCGGCGTCTCGGCAGTCGACAGTGCGGGCAACGAGTCCGACGCCGCGACCGTACAGGCCACGACCGCGGAAGCCGACGACGGCGAAGACGATGAGGGCGACGGCACTGACGACGAGACGCCAGCCGAGGCACTCGTCGTCAACGACTACGACGGCGACCCGGCGTGGGCGTCCAATCGAAACGATCTCGGCCAGTGGTGCGGGGCTGGCTCGTTCGAGAACGGTGGCGGCGAGGTCGAGGACGGGGCGCTGGTCCTCGAATACGACAATGCCGGCTGGTTCGTCGAGCAGCTCAACCAGGACGTCTCGGAGTACTCGGAACTGGTGTTGGTCCTGGCCGGTGACGACGTCCAAGCGGACGAGTTCCTGCTGGACGTGGGTGGCGCTCGCGGGCTCCTCTCTGCGTTCACCGACGACGCCATCGGAACGTCGGCCTCGACCGTCACCGTCGACATGGAATCGGCAGGTATCGACCCGTCGACCGGGGGGCTCTCGGTTCGACTGAACTTCTGGCAGGGCGGCAGTGGCACGCTCGAAATCGAGGAGATCCGCTTCCAGTAG
- a CDS encoding endo-1,4-beta-xylanase translates to MTHDDSHDIDASAHESDDVHDASEPTTDGEGPAGSMERRDYLRAVAAAAALGGLGGAATGGAAAETADTSLDIDERIEEHRTGNLEVVVENPDGSTVSDASVAVSQQEHDFGFGTAVNANTLINSSSEGDNYREYIPELFNKAVMENRHKWDFWENEQQLADEATEWILNQGLDMRGHVCIWGREDVAAIPDDILTAIDEGDEQTIRERSMAHIEEIITHYGDDFTEWEVVNEAMHAYQLQIGVYGDQIDTEEPWTGDVVPWTSELLADWYDQAESVIEENGLDVGIAVNDFNQFAYGYTDNRYVNEIQHINDNAVQLDTVGLQAHAGARTGEFNSNDSPDGRISAAQVTEEMNKWADLGARLKITEFDTYNGDDWNSDEERAEVLENYLRGAFSHPGCDDFIMWGFWDGRHWENEAPLFYDDWSTKPAYDVWTGLVYDEWWTDDSGTTDASGTYATTAFLGDHEVTVSTDSAETTETVSVSDASGTTTVTVTLEGDGESDGDTQPPETPTNLTATDSTSSSITVSWDGVTDNGTSGLDVYVVSVDGSEDQTVGAGMTTATIDGLDAATTYEIGVSAVDGAGNESETATVQATTDEDGDGDGDGDSDGDGDGDGNGDGDGEEDGDETGDGDLIAEMDPSTTSPAVGERVTFRVTDTTDSGNWISSLEWDLGNGDTASGWYTETTYESAGTYTVALTATNNDDESTTHEVDIVVGGGDGDGDGEGDGDGDGDGNGDGDGDGDGDGTTGDLVAEIDPSTTEASVGQTVQFWLTDATGSANWITGAEWDLGNGDTGSGWYAETTYDAAGTYTVSLTATDNDDESTTDEVTITVS, encoded by the coding sequence ATGACACACGACGATTCACACGACATCGACGCATCGGCACACGAATCAGACGACGTCCACGACGCGAGCGAACCCACGACCGACGGGGAGGGGCCCGCCGGTTCGATGGAACGGCGGGACTATCTGCGGGCGGTCGCGGCGGCCGCAGCCCTTGGCGGACTCGGGGGTGCAGCGACGGGCGGCGCGGCCGCGGAGACCGCGGACACCTCGCTGGATATCGACGAGCGCATCGAGGAACACCGGACTGGCAATCTGGAAGTCGTCGTCGAGAACCCCGACGGCTCGACGGTCTCGGATGCCAGTGTTGCGGTTTCCCAGCAGGAACACGACTTTGGCTTCGGGACGGCCGTCAACGCGAACACGCTGATCAACAGCTCCAGCGAGGGCGACAACTATCGGGAGTACATCCCCGAACTGTTCAACAAGGCGGTGATGGAGAACCGCCACAAGTGGGACTTCTGGGAGAACGAACAGCAACTGGCCGACGAGGCGACCGAGTGGATCTTGAATCAGGGCCTGGACATGCGGGGGCACGTCTGCATCTGGGGCCGGGAGGACGTCGCGGCGATCCCGGACGACATCCTGACGGCGATCGACGAGGGTGACGAGCAGACGATCCGCGAGCGCTCGATGGCTCACATCGAGGAGATCATCACCCACTACGGCGACGACTTCACCGAGTGGGAGGTCGTCAACGAGGCGATGCACGCCTATCAGCTGCAGATCGGCGTCTACGGCGACCAGATCGACACCGAGGAGCCCTGGACCGGCGACGTCGTCCCCTGGACCTCCGAACTGCTGGCCGACTGGTACGATCAGGCCGAGTCGGTGATCGAGGAGAACGGCCTCGACGTCGGGATCGCCGTCAACGACTTCAACCAGTTCGCGTACGGCTACACCGACAACCGGTACGTCAACGAGATCCAGCATATCAACGACAACGCTGTCCAGCTCGATACGGTCGGCCTTCAGGCTCACGCCGGTGCCCGGACGGGCGAGTTCAATTCCAACGACAGCCCGGACGGCCGGATCAGCGCCGCACAGGTCACCGAGGAGATGAACAAGTGGGCGGATCTCGGTGCGCGCCTGAAGATCACGGAGTTCGACACGTACAACGGCGACGACTGGAATTCCGACGAGGAGCGCGCGGAGGTCTTAGAGAATTACCTCCGCGGAGCGTTCAGCCATCCCGGGTGTGACGACTTCATCATGTGGGGCTTCTGGGACGGCCGCCACTGGGAGAACGAGGCACCGCTGTTCTACGATGATTGGTCGACAAAGCCGGCGTACGATGTCTGGACCGGGCTGGTGTACGACGAGTGGTGGACCGACGATTCCGGCACGACCGACGCCAGTGGAACCTACGCCACGACGGCGTTCCTGGGTGACCACGAAGTCACCGTCAGCACCGACAGCGCGGAGACGACTGAGACAGTCTCGGTCTCGGACGCTTCGGGCACGACGACGGTGACAGTGACGCTCGAAGGCGACGGGGAAAGCGATGGCGACACCCAGCCACCAGAAACGCCGACGAACCTGACCGCGACCGATTCCACGAGTTCCTCGATCACCGTCTCCTGGGACGGCGTGACGGACAACGGAACGTCGGGGCTCGATGTCTACGTCGTCTCAGTCGATGGCAGCGAGGACCAGACCGTCGGCGCCGGGATGACGACAGCGACGATCGACGGGCTGGATGCCGCCACGACCTACGAGATCGGGGTTTCGGCCGTCGACGGTGCGGGCAACGAGTCCGAGACGGCGACCGTCCAGGCAACGACTGACGAGGATGGCGATGGTGATGGCGACGGAGATAGCGATGGCGATGGTGATGGCGATGGCAACGGCGATGGCGATGGTGAAGAAGACGGTGACGAAACTGGCGACGGTGATCTGATCGCCGAGATGGACCCGAGTACGACCAGCCCCGCGGTCGGCGAGCGGGTCACCTTCCGGGTGACGGATACGACCGACTCGGGCAACTGGATCAGCTCCCTGGAGTGGGACCTCGGCAACGGCGACACGGCGAGCGGCTGGTACACCGAGACGACCTACGAGTCCGCCGGCACCTACACCGTGGCGCTGACGGCGACGAATAACGACGACGAGTCCACCACCCACGAGGTCGATATCGTCGTCGGCGGTGGTGACGGCGATGGCGACGGAGAGGGAGATGGCGACGGTGATGGCGACGGTAACGGCGACGGTGATGGCGACGGTGACGGTGATGGAACGACCGGCGATCTCGTCGCCGAGATCGATCCGAGCACGACGGAAGCCAGCGTCGGCCAGACGGTCCAGTTCTGGCTCACTGACGCGACAGGGTCCGCGAACTGGATCACCGGGGCCGAGTGGGATCTCGGCAACGGCGACACGGGTAGTGGCTGGTACGCGGAGACGACCTACGATGCCGCCGGCACCTACACCGTCTCGTTGACTGCGACAGACAACGACGACGAGTCCACGACTGACGAGGTGACCATCACAGTCTCCTGA